A genome region from Physeter macrocephalus isolate SW-GA chromosome 4, ASM283717v5, whole genome shotgun sequence includes the following:
- the S100A8 gene encoding protein S100-A8, with the protein MLTDLECAMNSLIEVYHKYSLLKGNYHAIYQDDLKKLLETECPKFLEKKDVDTWLKELDINEDGALNFQEFLSLVIKVGLAAHEDIHKE; encoded by the exons ATGCTGACGGACCTGGAGTGTGCCATGAACTCCCTCATTGAGGTCTACCACAAGTACTCCCTGTTGAAAGGGAATTACCATGCCATCTATCAGGATGACTTGAAGAAATTGTTAGAGACGGAGTGTCCTAAGTTTTTGGAG AAAAAAGATGTAGACACCTGGCTCAAAGAGTTGGACATCAATGAGGATGGTGCACTTAACTTCCAGGAGTTCCTCTCACTGGTGATAAAGGTGGGCCTGGCAGCCCATGAAGACATTCACAAAGAATAG